A window of Mixophyes fleayi isolate aMixFle1 chromosome 10, aMixFle1.hap1, whole genome shotgun sequence contains these coding sequences:
- the NOB1 gene encoding RNA-binding protein NOB1, which translates to MASTKVLHVVADAGAFIRNAVLQEIGTHIYTVREVVTEIRDKATRRRLAVLPYQLIFREPRAEHIQLVTEFAKKTGDYASLSANDIKILALTYQLEVEHVGVEHIRTEPPLKVSVSTTARHPEAPVNVAGFHLPSKPAGKTEGVPRTPATEKNNDSANQEFDSFLFWRNPLPNIEDDLLELMNAQLVSVTSSPEQVPPAAPVPDNQGNAAEESSGEEEESEDGGGWITPSNLKQIQQDVGTREAPVNVVVGCLTTDFAMQYSLPAPQGGKHASNPHLVLDQNFPQQRLSRKARAKTDVFDPDYIAGASPFAENDIYSRAANLNIRDGAIGAGRRRVNPNAPRKKCVKKR; encoded by the exons ATGGCGTCCACCAAGGTGCTGCACGTTGTTGCGGATGCTGGAGCTTTCATAAGGAATGCTGTGCTGCAG GAAATCGGGACTCACATCTACACAGTGCGGGAGGTGGTGACTGAGATCCGGGACAAGGCGACCAGAAGGCGGCTGGCAGTGCTGCCTTACCAGCTGATCTTCAGAGAACCGAGAGCTGAACATATCCAGCTAG TGACAGAATTCGCAAAGAAGACAGGAGATTATGCTAGCCTTTCAGCCAATGACATCAAGATTCTGGCTCTCACTTATCAACTTGAGGTTGAACATGTTGGTGTTGAGCATATTAGAACAGAGCCCCCCCTCAAG GTCTCGGTCAGCACCACAGCGCGACACCCGGAGGCTCCCGTTAATGTGGCTGGCTTCCATCTGCCCTCCAAG ccggcAGGTAAAACGGAGGGCGTGCCGAGGACCCCGGCCACAGAGAAAAACAATGATTCGGCGAACCAAGAGTTTGATTCTTTCTTGTTCTGGAGAAACCCCTTGCCCAACATCGAGGACGATTTACTGGAATTGATG AATGCCCAGTTGGTGTCTGTAACTAGCAGCCCAGAGCAAGTGCCACCAGCTGCCCCCGTACCTGATAATCAGGGCAACGCTGCGGAAGAGTCCtccggtgaggaggaggagagtgagGATGGAGGAGGCTGGATTACACCCAGTAACCTCAAACAGATCCAGCAGGACGTTGGCACCCGAGAGGCCCCGGTCAATGTAGTAGTTGGCTGCTTGACTACAGATTTTGCCATGCAG TACTCGTTACCGGCCCCACAAGGGGGGAAACACGCCTCAAACCCGCACTTGGTGTTGGACCAGAATTTCCCCCAGCAGCGTCTCTCCAGGAAAGCGAGAGCCAAAACGGACGTGTTCGACCCAGATTACATCGCGGGAGCGTCGCCCTTTGCAGAAAACGACATCTACAGCCGCGCCGCCAACTTAAACATCCGAGATGGAGCGATAGGAGCCGGGCGCAGGCGGGTGAACCCCAACGCACCCCGGAAGAAGTGTGTGAAGAAGAGATGA